The following proteins are co-located in the Eleginops maclovinus isolate JMC-PN-2008 ecotype Puerto Natales chromosome 23, JC_Emac_rtc_rv5, whole genome shotgun sequence genome:
- the LOC134859741 gene encoding NACHT, LRR and PYD domains-containing protein 12-like isoform X3: MRTLHDTSIKVHNIFKALPCQPRHIRVALAIGVAGVGKTFLVQKFTLDWAEGLENQDVSMVVLLSFRELNLIKDEQYSLIRLLHVFHPTSQKITAENLAMCKVLFIFDGLDESRLSLDFHNNKVVSNVTQKSSVNMLLTNLIQGNLLPSALVWITSRPAAANQIPSECVDRVAEVQGFTDAQKDEYFRRRFDDDHLSNRIISHIKTSKSLHIMCLIPVFCWITAAVLDHMLTTDQRGELPKTLTDMYSHFVLVQTKRKKQKYDEGHETSSQELIEIDREVLLKLGSLAFEHLAKGDILFYQEDLDHCGLDATEALFSGVCTEIFKRESVIFQKTVYCFVHLTIQEFLAAVYLFHCYTNRNSEVLDNFLKDDEEDNDVDDDEEEEEQDDDDDDDHYPSLNDFLLWNMEKSLASKNGHLDLFVRFLHGLSLESNQRLLGGLLGQTDNSPEIIQRAMENLKDMDVKLICPERSINIFHCLTEMKDHSVHKEIQEFLKSDKKSEGKLSEIHCSALAYMMQISEEVLEELNLDKYNTSWMGRLRLIPAVRNCRKAVLAECWLTRTHYELVVSALKSNPSYLRKLDLRGSRLQDSGVELLSAGLESPHCRLQSLSLANSALTEISCASLVSVLKSNFYLRELDLSRNDLKDSGVKLLSAGVNSLEALRLSDCSLTEISCASLNSALKSNPSHLKEMDLSRNNLQDSGMKLLADGLEGSDCRLEALRLNDCKLGESCCSSLATVLNAKPSHLRELDLSYNSLQDSGVKLLSAGLESPNCRLETLRLICCLLTDGSCPPLASALKSNHSFLKELDLRGNNLQDSGVKLLSVGLESLNCRLESLSLKDCRITGEGCAFLASSLMSNPFHLRELDLNLNQLQDSRVKLLCDLVESPHCRLATLRFK, encoded by the exons ATGAGGACCCTCCATGACACTTCAATCAAGGTCCACAACATCTTTAAAGCCTTACCTTGCCAACCGAGACACATCAGAGTCGCCTTGGCTATCGGCGTTGCTGGCGTTGGAAAAACCTTCTTAGTGCAGAAGTTCACTCTGGACTGGGCAGAGGGTTTGGAAAATCAAGATGTCAGTATGGTGGTTCTTCTTTCATTTAGAGAGCTGAACTTGATCAAAGACGAGCAGTACAGTCTCATTAGGCTGCTTCATGTTTTCCATCCAACCTCACAGAAGATCACAGCAGAGAACCTTGCTATGTGTAAAGTTTTGTTCATCTTCGACGGTCTGGATGAAAGCAGACTTTCACTGGATTTCCACAACAATAAGGTTGTGTCTAATGTAACACAGAAGTCCTCAGTTAACATGCTGCTGACAAATCTCATTCAAGGGAATCTGCTTCCCTCAGCTCTCGTCTGGATAACTTCCCGTCCTGCAGCGGCCAATCAGATCCCTTCTGAGTGTGTTGACAGGGTAGCAGAAGTACAAGGCTTCACTGACGCCCAGAAGGACGAGTACTTCAGGAGGAGATTTGATGATGACCACCTATCCAACAGAATCATCTCTCACATTAAGACATCTAAGAGCCTCCACATCATGTGTCTGATCCCAGTCTTCTGCTGGATCACTGCTGCAGTTCTGGACCACATGTTGACTACAGaccagagaggagagctgcCCAAGACCCTAACTGACATGTACTCACACTTCGTGCTGGTtcagacaaagaggaagaagcagaagtATGATGAGGGACATGAGACAAGCTCACAAGAGTTGATAGAGATTGACAGGGAAGTTCTTTTGAAGCTGGGGAGTCTGGCATTTGAGCATCTGGCAAAAGGAGACATCTTGTTCTACCAAGAAGACTTGGATCACTGTGGTCTTGATGCCACAGAGGCCTTGTTCTCGGGAGTTTGTACAGAGATCTTCAAAAGAGAGAGCGTGATCTTCCAGAAAACAGTCTACTGCTTTGTTCATCTGACCATTCAAGAGTTTCTGGCTGCAGTTTACCTGTTCCACTGTTACACTAACAGGAACTCTGAGGTACTGGATAACTTCCTGAAGGATGATGAGGAAGAcaatgatgttgatgatgatgaggaggaggaggagcaggatgatgatgatgatgatgaccaTTATCCATCCTTAAATGATTTCCTGCTTTGGAACATGGAGAAATCTCTTGCCAGTAAAAATGGCCACCTAGACCTTTTTGTACGTTTCCTTCATGGGCTGTCTCTGGAGTCCAACCAGAGACTCTTAGGAGGGCTGCTAGGCCAAACAGACAACAGTCCAGAAATCATCCAAAGAGCCATGGAAAACCTGAAGGACATGGATGTGAAGTTGATATGTCCTGAGAGAAGCATCAACATATTCCACTGTCTGACGGAGATGAAGGACCACTCAGTCCATAAGGAGATCCAAGAGTTCCTGAAGTCAGATAAGAAATCAGAAGGAAAACTATCTGAAATACACTGCTCAGCCCTGGCTTACATGATGCAGATATCAGAGGAGGTTCTGGAAGAATTGAATCTTGACAAGTACAACACATCATGGATGGGTCGACTAAGACTGATTCCAGCTGTGAGGAACTGCAGAAAAGCTGT ACTTGCTGAATGTTGGCTGACAAGGACCCACTATGAACTTGTGgtctcagctctgaagtccaacccgTCCTATCTGAGAAAGCTGGACCTGAGAGGAAGCAggctgcaggattcaggagtggagctgctgtctgctggactggAGAGTCCACATTGTAGACTGCAGTCACTTTC ACTTGCTAATTCTGCACTGACAGAGATCAGCTGTGCTTCTCTGGTCTCAGTTTTGAAGTCTAACTTCTATCTGAGAGAGTTAGACCTAAGCAGAAACGACTTGAAGGATTCAGGCGTgaagctgctctctgctggtgtCAACAGTCTGGAGGCTCTCAG ACTGAGTGACTGCAGCTTGACTGAGATCAGCTGTGCATCTCTAAACTCtgctctgaagtccaacccctcccatctgaaAGAGATGGACCTAAGCAGAAACAACTTGCAGGATTCAGGAATGAAGCTGTTGGCTGATGGACTGGAAGGTTCGGACTGTAGACTGGAGGCTCTGAG ACTTAATGACTGTAAACTAGGAGAGAGCTGCTGTTCATCTCTTGCCACAGTTCTGAACGCCAAgccctcccatctgagagagctggacctgagctACAACagtctgcaggattcaggagtgaagCTACTTTCTGCTGGACTGGAGAGTCCAAACTGTAGACTGGAGACTCTGAG gttgATATGCTGTCTGCTCACAGATGGGAGTTGTCCTCctctggcctcagctctgaagtccaaccaCTCCTTTCTGAAAGAGCTGGATCTGAGAGGAAACAacctgcaggattcaggagtgaagCTGCTCTCGGTTGGATTGGAGAGTCTAAACTGTAGACTTGAATCTCTCAG CTTGAAGGACTGTCGGATCACAGGTGAAGGCTGTGCTTTTCTGGCCTCATCTTTGATGTCTAACCCCTTCCATCTGAGAGAGCTAGACTTGAACCTCAACCAGCTGCAGGATTCAAGAGTGAAGCTGCTTTGTGATCTTGTAGAGAGTCCACACTGTAGACTGGCGACTCTTAG GTTTAAATAA